Proteins co-encoded in one Malus sylvestris chromosome 9, drMalSylv7.2, whole genome shotgun sequence genomic window:
- the LOC126583780 gene encoding ATPase family AAA domain-containing protein FIGL1 isoform X2 gives MAGKEEGKGRRGATGAGGEEVCWRKQVDDNLNRLHSLSFGAELALERHDFSSAQILGLRLLGFLDSQSQSSLDHAFIRPIRRETEAKLHAARRELIPLSDRKVFEQAKKAPGCVFGTNGDIDIEKIKQSKYFQALLQQSSSGRAVNDLGDRLERQDKLTSKFSKPMTQTKLTSLYKQNSMVESNGKSKGSLASRSNSSEDCVVVEKLHTLHNHNGGHSASSFQKVEEEGAYGNTFRAKRAHKEFTSPIIDIAKSPSANEDAKADGSGNSFVTAKAKLEMDVRQRRGLAPAGSPNSCVSPQSDNNATNRGYGMRSYGYSRRGARGNFVPPIKSNEGNVGNVTSRVAGKSDDALGDSTKRCLELLCGPDGELPEKLRNLEPRLLEHVSNEIMDKDPNVRWNDIAGLEHAKKCVTEMVIWPLLRPDIFKGCRSPGKGLLLFGPPGTGKTMIGKAIAGEAKATFFYISASSLTSKWIGEGEKLVRALFGVASCRQPAVIFVDEIDSLLSQRKSEGEHESSRRLKTQFLIEMEGFDSGSEQILLIDLILSFTS, from the exons atggCGGGAAAGGAGGAAGGGAAGGGGCGGCGAGGAGCGACCGGCGCCGGCGGCGAAGAGGTCTGCTGGAGAAAGCAAGTGGACGATAACCTAAACAGGCTCCATTCTCTTTCCTTCGGAGCCGAGCTCGCCCTCGAGAGGCACGACTTCTCCTCCGCTCAGATTCTCGGCCTTCGTCTCCTTGGCTTCCTCGACTCCCAATCTCAGTCTTCGCTCGACCACGCCTTCATCCGCCCCATTCGTCGAGAAACCGAAGCCAAACTCCACGCCGCCCGCCGTGAGCTCATTCCTCTTTCCGATCG CAAAGTCTTTGAGCAAGCAAAGAAGGCGCCGGGCTGTGTTTTTGGCACAAATGGAGATATTGACATTGAGAAGATTAAGCAGTCAAAGTACTTTCAGGCTCTTCTTCAGCAATCTAGTAGCGGAAGGGCTGTGAATGATCTG GGAGATCGATTGGAGAGGCAGGACAAGTTGACTAGCAAGTTTTCGAAACCTATGACACAAACAAAGTTGACATCGTTGTATAAACAGAACTCGATGGTGGAAAGTAATGGAAAATCCAAGGGTTCTTTGGCCTCTAGAAGTAACAGCTCTGAGGACTGCGTTGTTGtagaaaagcttcacactctccACAACCATAATGGTGGTCATAGTGCCTCTTCTTTTCAAAAAGTTGAAGAGGAAGGAGCTTATGGGAATACCTTTAGGGCTAAACGTGCACACAAGGAATTTACTAGCCCCATCATTGATATAGCTAAGTCCCCATCAGCCAACGAAGATGCTAAAGCTGATGGTTCTGGAAATAGCTTTGTTACTGCCAAAGCCAAATTG GAAATGGATGTGAGGCAAAGAAGAGGGTTAGCGCCAGCAGGATCACCAAATTCTTGTGTCTCTCCTCAAAGTGATAACAATGCTACTAATAGGGGTTATGGTATGAGATCATATGGTTATTCACGTCGGGGAGCCCGTGGTAATTTTGTCCCCCCTATTAAATCTAATGAGGGAAACGTTGGGAATGTGACTTCACGAGTCGCTGGAAAGTCAGACGATGCATTAGGTGACTCAACTAAGAGATG TTTGGAACTGCTCTGCGGTCCTGATGGAGAGCTTCCAGAAAAACTAAGGAACTTGGAACCTCGTCTTCTTGAGCATGTTAGTAATGAGATTATGGACAAGGATCCTAATGTTCGATGGAATGATATAG CTGGTTTGGAGCATGCTAAAAAATGTGTAACCGAGATGGTCATATGGCCTCTACTACGTCCTGACATTTTTAAGGGCTGTCGTTCTCCTGGGAAAGGCCTTCTTCTCTTTGGTCCACCA GGAACAGGAAAAACAATGATTGGGAAAGCCatagctggagaggcaaaagcAACCTTTTTCTACATATCTGCCAGTTCATTAACAAGCAAATGG ATTGGCGAGGGTGAAAAGCTAGTGCGAGCACTGTTTGGAGTCGCAAGTTGTCGCCAGCCAGCTGTTATTTttgttgatgaaattgattCACTTCTCTCACAG CGTAAGTCAGAAGGTGAGCACGAATCAAGTAGACGACTCAAAACGCAGTTCCTTATTGAGATGGAAGGCTTTGACAGTGGGAGTGAGCAAATTCTTCTTATAG ACTTGATCCTTAGTTTCACTAGTTAA
- the LOC126583781 gene encoding cytochrome P450 94B3-like → MSEMEISMSLFTHPTFIVFLAIILYVLHVLFSRFRRVYEFSYQGPPRYPVIGCFISFYNNRNRLLDWYTDLLAKSTTNTIVVDRFGARRTVVTANPENVEYMLKTNFNNFPKGKPFTEILGDFLGCGIFNVDGEVWRTQRKLASHEFGTKFLRECMTKTLEEEVEKSLLPLMESLAETAQVVDLQELLRRFTFNVICKVFLGVERCCLDPSLPHPPLARAFDTASEICARRGAAPMFIIWKIKRWLGVGSEQKLRAAIEEVHAYVMDIIERRKSELEEAETDSGAREDLLTRLITAGHEEEVTRDMVISFIMAGRDTTSAAMTWLFWLLSRQPGVEEDVVKEIGSAGAKMSDFELLELSLLKACLYESMRLYPPVAWDSKHAVVDDLLPDGTRVRAGDRVTYFPYGMGRMEALWGKDRLEFKPDRWFLEPDKERTALKKVCPYRLPIFQAGPRVCLGKGMAFIQMKYVVASILRRFEIRPVDSGEPVFVPRLTAHMAGGLKVLIRKRSDDPDKT, encoded by the coding sequence ATGTCTGAGATGGAAATATCCATGTCGCTCTTCACACATCCTACATTCATTGTTTTCTTAGCAATCATTCTCTATGTTTTGCATGTGCTTTTTTCGAGATTCCGGCGAGTCTATGAGTTTTCCTACCAAGGCCCGCCGAGGTATCCCGTCATCGGGTGCTTCATTTCCTTCTACAACAACCGCAACCGCCTCCTGGACTGGTACACTGACCTCCTTGCAAAATCAACCACCAACACCATCGTTGTGGACCGCTTCGGCGCACGGCGGACAGTAGTCACGGCCAACCCGGAAAATGTCGAGTACATGCTCAAAACCAACTTCAACAACTTCCCAAAAGGCAAACCCTTCACCGAAATTCTTGGGGACTTTTTGGGATGTGGTATATTCAATGTGGATGGCGAGGTTTGGCGCACCCAGCGCAAGTTAGCAAGTCATGAGTTCGGCACCAAGTTTCTGCGTGAATGCATGACGAAGACATTGGAggaagaagtggaaaagagTCTATTGCCACTGATGGAGTCGCTGGCGGAGACGGCGCAAGTGGTGGACTTGCAGGAGTTGCTAAGGAGATTCACTTTCAATGTGATTTGTAAGGTGTTTTTGGGAGTTGAGCGGTGCTGCTTGGATCCCTCTCTGCCACATCCGCCGCTTGCAAGGGCTTTTGACACGGCGTCGGAGATTTGCGCAAGGCGTGGAGCAGCTCCCATGTTCATAATTTGGAAGATTAAGAGGTGGCTTGGAGTCGGTTCGGAGCAAAAACTTAGAGCTGCGATTGAAGAAGTTCATGCCTATGTGATGGATATAATCGAGAGGAGGAAGAGCGAGCTTGAAGAAGCTGAGACGGATAGTGGAGCTCGCGAAGACCTCCTAACGCGGCTAATAACGGCAGGGCACGAGGAGGAGGTGACGAGGGACATGGTGATAAGCTTTATCATGGCGGGGCGGGACACAACTTCAGCGGCAATGACATGGCTCTTCTGGTTGCTTTCCCGCCAACCAGGTGTGGAGGAAGATGTGGTGAAGGAGATTGGATCCGCCGGAGCAAAGATGTCGGATTTCGAGTTGTTGGAGTTGAGCTTGTTGAAGGCATGCCTTTACGAGTCCATGAGGCTTTATCCGCCCGTTGCTTGGGACTCGAAGCATGCCGTAGTTGATGACTTGTTGCCTGACGGGACTCGAGTTCGGGCCGGAGATAGAGTGACGTATTTTCCCTATGGAATGGGTAGAATGGAAGCACTGTGGGGGAAGGACCGGTTGGAATTCAAGCCGGACCGGTGGTTTCTTGAACCGGACAAGGAGAGAACAGCTCTGAAAAAGGTATGCCCTTACAGGTTGCCTATTTTCCAGGCAGGTCCAAGGGTTTGTTTGGGGAAGGGCATGGCTTTTATTCAGATGAAATATGTGGTGGCTTCGATTCTCAGGCGGTTCGAGATCCGACCGGTTGATTCCGGTGAGCCGGTTTTCGTGCCGCGGCTGACGGCTCACATGGCCGGCGGGTTGAAAGTTCTAATCCGCAAGAGAAGTGATGACCCAGATAAAACCTag
- the LOC126583780 gene encoding ATPase family AAA domain-containing protein FIGL1 isoform X1, translating into MAGKEEGKGRRGATGAGGEEVCWRKQVDDNLNRLHSLSFGAELALERHDFSSAQILGLRLLGFLDSQSQSSLDHAFIRPIRRETEAKLHAARRELIPLSDRKVFEQAKKAPGCVFGTNGDIDIEKIKQSKYFQALLQQSSSGRAVNDLGDRLERQDKLTSKFSKPMTQTKLTSLYKQNSMVESNGKSKGSLASRSNSSEDCVVVEKLHTLHNHNGGHSASSFQKVEEEGAYGNTFRAKRAHKEFTSPIIDIAKSPSANEDAKADGSGNSFVTAKAKLEMDVRQRRGLAPAGSPNSCVSPQSDNNATNRGYGMRSYGYSRRGARGNFVPPIKSNEGNVGNVTSRVAGKSDDALGDSTKRCLELLCGPDGELPEKLRNLEPRLLEHVSNEIMDKDPNVRWNDIAGLEHAKKCVTEMVIWPLLRPDIFKGCRSPGKGLLLFGPPGTGKTMIGKAIAGEAKATFFYISASSLTSKWIGEGEKLVRALFGVASCRQPAVIFVDEIDSLLSQRKSEGEHESSRRLKTQFLIEMEGFDSGSEQILLIGATNRPQELDEAARRRLTKRLYIPLPSLEARAWIIRNLLEKDGLFKLSREDIDSICNLTQGYSGSDMKNLVKDASMGPLREALKQGIEITKLKKEDMRPVTVQDFESALQEVRPSVSLNELGTYEEWNKQFGSLSQSFAY; encoded by the exons atggCGGGAAAGGAGGAAGGGAAGGGGCGGCGAGGAGCGACCGGCGCCGGCGGCGAAGAGGTCTGCTGGAGAAAGCAAGTGGACGATAACCTAAACAGGCTCCATTCTCTTTCCTTCGGAGCCGAGCTCGCCCTCGAGAGGCACGACTTCTCCTCCGCTCAGATTCTCGGCCTTCGTCTCCTTGGCTTCCTCGACTCCCAATCTCAGTCTTCGCTCGACCACGCCTTCATCCGCCCCATTCGTCGAGAAACCGAAGCCAAACTCCACGCCGCCCGCCGTGAGCTCATTCCTCTTTCCGATCG CAAAGTCTTTGAGCAAGCAAAGAAGGCGCCGGGCTGTGTTTTTGGCACAAATGGAGATATTGACATTGAGAAGATTAAGCAGTCAAAGTACTTTCAGGCTCTTCTTCAGCAATCTAGTAGCGGAAGGGCTGTGAATGATCTG GGAGATCGATTGGAGAGGCAGGACAAGTTGACTAGCAAGTTTTCGAAACCTATGACACAAACAAAGTTGACATCGTTGTATAAACAGAACTCGATGGTGGAAAGTAATGGAAAATCCAAGGGTTCTTTGGCCTCTAGAAGTAACAGCTCTGAGGACTGCGTTGTTGtagaaaagcttcacactctccACAACCATAATGGTGGTCATAGTGCCTCTTCTTTTCAAAAAGTTGAAGAGGAAGGAGCTTATGGGAATACCTTTAGGGCTAAACGTGCACACAAGGAATTTACTAGCCCCATCATTGATATAGCTAAGTCCCCATCAGCCAACGAAGATGCTAAAGCTGATGGTTCTGGAAATAGCTTTGTTACTGCCAAAGCCAAATTG GAAATGGATGTGAGGCAAAGAAGAGGGTTAGCGCCAGCAGGATCACCAAATTCTTGTGTCTCTCCTCAAAGTGATAACAATGCTACTAATAGGGGTTATGGTATGAGATCATATGGTTATTCACGTCGGGGAGCCCGTGGTAATTTTGTCCCCCCTATTAAATCTAATGAGGGAAACGTTGGGAATGTGACTTCACGAGTCGCTGGAAAGTCAGACGATGCATTAGGTGACTCAACTAAGAGATG TTTGGAACTGCTCTGCGGTCCTGATGGAGAGCTTCCAGAAAAACTAAGGAACTTGGAACCTCGTCTTCTTGAGCATGTTAGTAATGAGATTATGGACAAGGATCCTAATGTTCGATGGAATGATATAG CTGGTTTGGAGCATGCTAAAAAATGTGTAACCGAGATGGTCATATGGCCTCTACTACGTCCTGACATTTTTAAGGGCTGTCGTTCTCCTGGGAAAGGCCTTCTTCTCTTTGGTCCACCA GGAACAGGAAAAACAATGATTGGGAAAGCCatagctggagaggcaaaagcAACCTTTTTCTACATATCTGCCAGTTCATTAACAAGCAAATGG ATTGGCGAGGGTGAAAAGCTAGTGCGAGCACTGTTTGGAGTCGCAAGTTGTCGCCAGCCAGCTGTTATTTttgttgatgaaattgattCACTTCTCTCACAG CGTAAGTCAGAAGGTGAGCACGAATCAAGTAGACGACTCAAAACGCAGTTCCTTATTGAGATGGAAGGCTTTGACAGTGGGAGTGAGCAAATTCTTCTTATAG GAGCAACGAACCGACCCCAAGAACTTGATGAAGCAGCACGGAGGCGACTTACCAAGAGGCTTTACATTCCCCTCCCTTCATTAG AAGCGAGAGCCTGGATCATACGGAATCTCTTAGAAAAGGATGGACTGTTCAAACTTTCAAGGGAGGACATTGATAGCATATGCAATTTAACCCAAG GTTACTCAGGATCGGACATGAAAAACTTGGTGAAGGATGCCTCAATGGGTCCACTGAGGGAAGCTCTGAAACAAGGCATCGAAATAACAAAGCTCAAAAAAGAGGATATGCGTCCAGTAACTGTTCAG GACTTTGAGAGTGCATTGCAAGAAGTGAGGCCTTCTGTTTCCTTGAACGAGCTCGGTACGTACGAGGAATGGAACAAGCAATTTGGAAGCTTGTCACA GAGTTTTGCGTACTAA
- the LOC126583114 gene encoding sulfite oxidase translates to MPGVRGPSDYSLEPPRHPSLQINSKEPFNAEPPRSALASSYVTPVDFFYKRNHGPIPVIDDIHSYSVSFTGLVENPKQLFMKDIRALPKYLVTATLQCAGNRRTAMSKTRTVKGVGWDVSAIGNAVWGGAKLADVLELVGIPKLTGATKSGGKHVEFVSVDKCKEENGGPYKASIPLIQATNPEADVLLAYEMNGDTLNRDHGYPLRVIVPGVIGARSVKWLDSINVIAEECQGFFMQKDYKMFPPSVNWDNIDWSTRRPQMDFPVQCAICSLEDVNAIKPGKVKITGYAASGGGRGIERVDVSVDGGKTWIEASRYQRTGIPYISEHTSSDKWAWVLFEAMADVQQNTEIVAKAVDSAANVQPEKVEDIWNLRGILNTSWHRVQVRVGHSSL, encoded by the exons atgccTGGCGTTCGAGGGCCGTCGGATTACTCGCTGGAGCCACCTCGACATCCCAGCCTCCAAATCAATTCCAAG GAACCTTTCAATGCGGAGCCGCCGCGTTCCGCTCTGGCTTCGTCGTACGTCACTCCCGTCGATTTCTTCTACAAGCGAAATCACGGTCCTATTCCCGTCATCGACGACATCCACAG TTACTCAGTTTCCTTCACCGGATTAGTAGAAAATCCCAAACAGCTCTTTATGAAAGATATCAG GGCGCTTCCCAAGTATCTTGTGACTGCCACGTTACAG TGTGCAGGTAATAGAAGGACAGCTATGAGCAAAACCCGGACCGTCAAGGGAGTAGGTTGGGATGTTTCTGCTATAGGAAATG CTGTCTGGGGTGGTGCAAAACTGGCTGATGTTCTTGAACTCGTTGGAATACCTAAGTTGACAGGTGCCACAAAATCAGGTGGAAAACATGTCGAATTTGTAAGCGTTGATAAGTGTAAG GAGGAAAATGGAGGCCCCTACAAGGCTTCAATCCCTCTAATTCAAGCCACAAACCCAGAAGCAGATGTTTTACTTGCTTATGAGATGAATGGAGAC acCCTTAACAGGGATCATGGCTATCCATTGCGTGTGATTGTCCCTGGTGTCATTGGTGCCCGATCGGTTAAATGGCTTGACTCTATTAATGTAATTGCCGAGGAGTGTCAG GGTTTCTTTATGCAAAAAGATTACAAAATGTTTCCTCCCTCGGTGAACTGGGATAACATTGATTGGTCAACCAGAAGGCCGCAAATGGATTTTCCCGTCCAG TGTGCAATTTGTTCTCTAGAGGATGTGAATGCGATAAAGCCTGGAAAG GTAAAAATTACTGGGTATGCGGCATCAGGAGGTGGCCGTGGCATTGAGAGAGTAGATGTGTCTGTTGATGGTGGCAAAACCTGGATAGAAGCTTCTCGATATCAGAGAACGGGCATCCCATACATTTCAGAGCACACAAGCAGTGATAAATGGGCATGGGTGCTTTTCGAGGCCATGGCTGATGTCCAACAGAACACCGAGATTGTTGCAAAAGCA GTGGATTCAGCTGCGAACGTCCAACCAGAAAAAGTGGAAGACATCTGGAACTTGAGAGGGATACTGAACACTTCATGGCATCGGGTACAGGTTCGAGTTGGTCACTCAAGTTTATAA
- the LOC126582871 gene encoding SWI/SNF complex component SNF12 homolog: MSMNNNNPPKSLGAPSSPFGNVGMVGQSMSANPAFQQSQAQTQIGAGYQGQFQLSQAQAIAQAQSKAHAQFQAQLQAQAMALNQNQSVGMANLGSSSPSFSTPGNASAKRYPQKPPMRPSGVSPMHTMSPLRTMELNPAARKKKQKLPDKQLQDKVATILPESALYTQLLEFEARVDSALARKKVDIQEALKSPPCIQKTLRIYVFNTFANQVRSIPQKPNADPPSWTLKIVGRILEDGVDPDQPGMVQKSNPFYPKFSSFFKRVTISLDQRLYPENHIILWENARSPAPHEGFEVKRKGDKEFTVNIRLEMNYAPEKYKLSQPLMEVLGIEVETRPRIIASIWHYVKARKLQNQHDPSFFNCDPPLQKVFGEEKMKFTMVSQKISQHLFPPQPIHLEHKIKLSGNSPAGTACYDVLVDVPFPIQRELSALLANSEKNKEIDTCDEAICAAIKKIHEHRRRRAFFLGFSQSPVEFINALIESQNKDLKLVAGVASRSAEKQRRSDFFHQPWVEDAVIRYLNRKPGAGSDAAPGSI; encoded by the exons ATGTCTATGAACAATAATAACCCACCTAAGAGTCTTGGAGCCCCTTCGTCGCCCTTTGGCAATGTCGGTATGGTAGGGCAATCGATGTCTGCAAACCCTGCATTTCAACAATCGCAAGCCCAAACACAGATTGGGGCTGGTTACCAAGGTCAGTTTCAGCTCTCCCAAGCCCAGGCTATTGCCCAGGCTCAGTCAAAAGCTCATGCCCAATTCCAAGCTCAGTTGCAAGCTCAGGCGATGGCCCTTAACCAGAACCAATCAGTTGGCATGGCGAATTTGGGGTCATCTTCACCTTCCTTTTCCACACCTGGGAATGCAAGTGCCAAGCGCTACCCCCAAAAACCACCAATGCGCCCTTCTGGTGTTTCTCCTATGCACACGATGTCACCTCTGAGAACCATGGAACTCAACCCTGCTGCTCGTAAAAAGAAGCAGAAGCTTCCCGATAAACAGCTACAGGACAAAGTAGCCACCATTCTGCCTGAATCTGCTCTCTACACCCAGCTTCTCGAGTTTGAGGCTCGTGTTGATTCTGCCCTTGCAAGAAAGAAGGTTGACATCCAAGAGGCCCTTAAAAGCCCGCCTTGCATTCAGAAAACGCTGCGGATTTATGTTTTTAACACTTTTGCTAATCAGGTTCGCTCGATTCCACAGAAGCCAAATGCTGATCCCCCTTCTTGGACACTTAAAATAGTTGGGAGGATCTTGGAAGATGGGGTTGATCCTGACCAGCCTGGAATGGTCCAGAAATCAAATCCCTTTTATCCAAAGTTCTCATCTTTCTTCAAAAGAGTAACAATTTCTTTGGATCAGAGACTATATCCTGAGAATCATATCATTTTGTGGGAAAATGCTAGATCGCCGGCACCTCATGAGGGCTTCGAGGTGAAGAGAAAAGGGGACAAAGAATTTACTGTGAACATACGCTTGGAAATGAATTATGCGCCTGAGAAGTATAAGCTTTCTCAACCGTTGATGGAAGTTCTTGGTATTGAGGTTGAAACCCGCCCCAGGATCATAGCTTCAATCTGGCACTATGTGAAAGCTAGGAAATTGCAGAACCAGCATGACCCCTCTTTCTTTAACTGTGATCCACCACTTCAGAAAGTATTTGGGGAAGAAAAGATGAAATTCACCATGGTATCGCAGAAGATATCTCAGCATTTGTTCCCCCCGCAACCTATACATTTGGAGCATAAGATAAAGCTTTCAGGAAATAGTCCAGCTGGAACTGCATGTTATGATGTGTTGGTTGATGTTCCTTTCCCAATCCAAAGGGAACTGTCTGCTCTTTTGGCCAACTCCGAGAAGAacaaagagattgatacctgTGATGAAGCAATATGTGCAGCTATCAAAAAAATCCATGAGCATCGTCGCAGGCGAGCTTTTTTCCTTGGGTTTAGTCAATCTCCTGTAGAATTTATCAATGCACTGATTGAATCTCAAAACAAAGATTTAAAACTTGTAGCTGGAGTAGCAAGCCGTAGTGCTGAAAAACAGAGGCGATCAGATTTCTTCCACCAGCCATG GGTTGAAGATGCTGTTATCCGGTATCTGAATCGTAAGCCAGGTGCAGGAAGTGATGCTGCTCCTGGAAGCATATGA